One window of the Torulaspora delbrueckii CBS 1146 chromosome 6, complete genome genome contains the following:
- the HMO1 gene encoding Hmo1p (similar to Saccharomyces cerevisiae HMO1 (YDR174W); ancestral locus Anc_8.372) → MTTDPTVKLRFAKDSLVASLFELSRAANQTASSIVDFYNATGSDEEEKIEAFTTLTEALQRLTSSTNSLHGISSELVNPAEDDKEVVLPAPVAAKPAPRKRAERDPYAPKKPLTVFFAYSAFVRQELRDARQRAGLPPLSSTEITQEISKKWKELSDDEKEKWKQAYNVELVHYQSEKQKYLEAKKNGTLTVSEGPITAAIPIPFDIQQEEPFEAASREKRSRDESSSGSSEKKKKKKKKDRKKDKESSRN, encoded by the coding sequence ATGACAACAGACCCAACGGTGAAATTAAGATTTGCCAAGGACTCGTTGGTGGCTTCTTTGTTTGAGCTGTCGCGTGCTGCGAACCAAACGGCGTCTTCGATTGTCGACTTTTATAATGCCACTGGTagcgatgaggaagagaagatcGAAGCTTTCACGACTCTGACAGAGGCTTTACAACGTTTAACGTCTTCAACGAATTCTTTACATGGGATCAGCTCGGAGTTGGTGAACCCCGCTGAGGACGATAAGGAAGTGGTTCTGCCGGCACCCGTTGCAGCCAAGCCCGctccaagaaagagagcCGAACGTGATCCATACGCACCCAAGAAGCCCTTGACTGTGTTCTTTGCCTACTCTGCATTTGTGCGTCAGGAATTACGGGATGCACGCCAGAGAGCTGGATTACCACCTTTGTCTTCGACAGAAATCACCCAGgaaatttccaagaaatggaaagaGCTCAGCGAcgatgagaaggagaagTGGAAACAGGCCTATAATGTAGAGCTCGTTCATTACCAGTCTGAGAAGCAAAAATATTTGGAAGCAAAGAAAAATGGAACTTTAACTGTTTCAGAAGGTCCAATAACTGCGGCTATTCCAATTCCTTTTGATATTCAACAGGAAGAACCATTTGAAGCTGCTTCGAGGGAGAAACGTTCTCGTGATGAGTCTAGCTCTGGTTCTtctgaaaagaagaagaagaagaagaagaaggaccgtaagaaggataaagaatCAAGTCGTAACTGA
- the RSM24 gene encoding mitochondrial 37S ribosomal protein mS35 (similar to Saccharomyces cerevisiae RSM24 (YDR175C); ancestral locus Anc_8.373) encodes MNWKVVTRFLSSSTRVLADESVTVGAKSAASPKTARALSISPNLYLEPSKWKGLPSESIFQLYRERIVKLGSNYKQCDAELEALLSTAEETGVLQRDIRKIYHNGEKGAADIIGGSLQDSYSPRPFLFDELPSQAQDLVAQHREQRFYNRLAAYELPLLAQYRQPYRKQATKTHPIQYRFTTYLGEDHPNASKVVLQVKTQDLGLSAKEVHKFRLLARTRYDHLTDVFKMSTSKFPEAAQNARYLNDVFQRLLKESKDLTDDFSDVPLDTRHTVAKNLRKKRHDHVFPEEWKRPEDAPKPKLDIVSQIEKNL; translated from the coding sequence ATGAATTGGAAGGTCGTTACACGGTTTTTAAGCTCTTCAACGAGGGTATTGGCCGATGAAAGCGTTACTGTTGGTGCAAAGAGCGCAGCAAGTCCCAAGACCGCTAGAGCTCTGTCAATCTCGCCCAATTTGTATCTGGAGCCATCTAAATGGAAAGGTTTGCCGTCTGAGTctatttttcaattgtatCGTGAGCGAATTGTCAAATTGGGTTCCAATTACAAGCAGTGCGATGCGGAATTGGAAGCTTTGTTGAGTACTGCTGAAGAGACTGGCGTCCTACAGCGTGATATCCGTAAGATCTACCATAATGGTGAAAAGGGTGCAGCAGATATTATTGGAGGTAGTTTGCAGGATAGTTATAGTCCTCGCCCATTCTTGTTCGATGAATTACCTTCTCAGGCGCAAGATCTTGTTGCCCAACATCGTGAACAGAGGTTTTACAATCGACTAGCAGCATACGAATTGCCCTTGTTGGCACAATACCGTCAACCATACAGAAAACAAGCTACCAAAACTCATCCAATTCAGTACAGGTTCACCACTTATCTGGGCGAAGACCATCCCAATGCAAGCAAAGTGGTTTTGCAGGTGAAAACACAAGACCTGGGATTGAGCGCCAAGGAAGTGCACAAATTCCGTCTGCTGGCCAGGACACGTTATGACCATTTAACAGACGTTTTTAAGATGTCTACCAGTAAGTTTCCAGAGGCTGCTCAGAACGCTCGTTACTTGAACGATGTATTCCAGAGACTCCTTAAGGAGAGCAAAGACCTCACAGATGACTTTAGTGATGTGCCACTAGACACTAGACATACCGTGGCCAAGAACCTGCGCAAGAAGAGACACGATCATGTATTCCCAGAAGAATGGAAACGTCCCGAAGATGCTCCAAAGCCCAAGCTTGATattgtttctcaaatagAGAAGAACTTGTGA